The segment aaatatcactGATATAGCTTGATAGTAAGCATTTGCTCTGCTTATTTATTACCTTGAATTTACAATTACTGCCTTTTTTTTGATTTATTAGAAAGATACAGTATTACAATGCTTGCTTGCTATATATACTTGGACCTCGTATCGCGGCATTCATTGTACCATGGCAAATCAGTATTTCCGGTTTTGCACACTAGACATGGCTCTTAGAGGTGATTTTGTATGTAAATCGACAGCCGAAgtggtttgtttgcttttttgaaACAGACGACATGCATCGAATCTGTGTAAGCATTATTCAAcagaattattaacattaaaacCTGGAATCTGTCTGACCCCTACCTGCTATAACAATTACACTTCATATATGACCCTTCCCACTCCATCTGAACTAAGTCATCTGCATATTCTTGGTGCCAAAAATATAGcggaagtgatgtcatgagcTATATTTATCTCCTGCAGAATGAAGTTTTGTGTTTACCGTGTTACGATGGAGTTCTTTCCTTTGGTAAATATTAATAGGCTCTGTTCGTCTAATGGCTTTCGCTGAAATACtatcaaagttaaaataataGTTTCTTCACAAATGTGTTGATCAAATGTCATGTTAATCAGATTTCTCAATAAAATATGTCAAGTACCGCTATACAACGAGGTCGCAGGGCAAAAGTATCCTTgagaaacaaatgaaacaagcaTTATCTATGTTGCTAGACTGAAGAAGAGAAAGAGGAGAAAAAAGTTAAGGTAAATTGGTTGCTGTGATGGAGTTGCTTCATTAGATTATAGCTATTTTGACCATCAGTATTTCTGTACATGTGTTCTGTTGGAAGTGTGTGGTATTTCTTCCAATACCTGATTCTTGATGATTACATACCCCACCAACATACCATACATAAACTTGGTATTTTAGAGAAAGGAAGACAGCATGTCGTCTCCAGCTGCAATTGATGATCAGTGGCACATCAGTGGTTTGATAGAATTGCCGTGTAAGATACATTATGTAATGATTACTTCATAATATGAGAGCTTGGTCCAGATACAACTTGCTAAAATTGCAAACAATCAGAGTTGCAGTAGAGGGCAACTCTAAGCTGTGGTGTATGTATCCAATGAGCACTCCTGAGATCAAATAGACTGCAGTCAGAGCTTGGTACAATGACAGTTAAAGGATTTTCTTATACTGGCAAGACAGAAGTTGCCTGTTGACTTCAATAATAAGCCTGAAGATATGTGAAAGGAGTGTTTTTCTGCAGACATCAAAGCATAATGTCTATTGTGCTAGGTTGCAgaagaggagaagaaagaagataaGGTATTGTTGAGAATTTTCCTCAGCATTTTACATCAAGTCAGTTGTTCTGTAATAATGTGTTAAGTTAACACTTACGCTGAAACTGTTAAGTTGCATCTAAACATCTGTTATGCGAGTACTGGATGTTCTACTCAAGGAATGGTTTTATGAAAGATGTAACCTTTTATAAGGCAGATCCATTAAAATCTTACAGAATGGTACACTGAAGCCATTGCAATTTAAGGAACTTGATCTTACAGACCTGTGTGCAGCCTGTGATGCTCTACATCCTATGTTATATCTGTGTACTGATTATAGTAATGctagagtgagagagagaaaatataaaaaatatatattttgaaaaaatattttaaggtGAAACCAGATCATTGTTAGCAATGTAGATGTAAAGCTTGTGACAGTAATATGGTGCATAGGAATCAACAAAATGGAAAGTAATTAAGATTACATTTGAAGTTCAAGTTCGCAATGTCAGTTCtgttaaatataaacaataatatTGTGTGAAAACAATTATGTTACGTTATAGTTTCAATGTAAGTATTAAACAATAatataaaacatgaacattGGAGTGTGTgaagtaaaaacaaaacaattttgttGTTAGGAAGACGAGGAGGGGGATAAAATGGTCAAGAAGAAAGATGAGGTATATCAATGTTTACCTTTGCTATACTTTCACCTTTGACCTTGAGAGCAGCCAAACATGATTAGAATGTACTTTGTGGATTGGTTTGATAGACTTTGTGTAGGTACCATGTCATCAAAAGCACAGTCACATAGGTATGGCCATGTATAAAGAACGCTTCCTGTTACAGCTTTTTGTTGGCAATACCTGAATGCCCAGATCATGTGGTATCAGTAATGTCTATTTGTTTGAGGTGGAGGAAAGGTGTCTGAACACTGAGCCATTTTGGAAATTCATAATGATAGATGTTGCTGACTGAATGATTTGATTGTTTGAGTACATTGTTACAATAGGAGAAGGATGAAGACAAGGAGAAGGGAGAAAAGGACATTGAGGAAAGCAAGGAAGACAAGACCGATGGACAGAAGAAAGAAGAAacaaaagaagaaaagaaaccCAAAAAATTCCGCAGGCCatatgatgacagtgatgaagaGGAAATTCCAGCAGaggaagaaaagaaagaaacagaAAAGGAGGAAGAAAAAGAGGAACCCAAAAAGCTGAAGAAATTTCGCAGGCCAtttgatgacagtgatgaagaGGAAACTCCAGCTGAAGAAGCAAAGGAGGAAGAAAAGAAAGAAGAGAAAGAGGAACCCCAAAAGCTGAAGAAATTCCGTAGGCCATATGATGACAGTGACGAAGAGGAAACTCCAGCTGAAGAAGAAAAGAAGGAAGAAGAAAAAACGGAAGAGAAAGAAGAACCGAAAAAGCTAAAGAAATTCCGTAGGCCatatgatgacagtgatgaggATACCCCGGCTGAAGAAGAAAAGaaggaagaagaaaagaaaaaagagaAAGAGGAACCTCCAAAAGTCAGAAAATTCCGCAGACCAtttgatgacagtgatgaagaGGATACTCCAGCAGAGGAAaaggaagaagaaaagaaagagGAGGAAGAAAAGAAAGAGGAGGAGCCCAAGACACCAAGGAGATTCCGTAGGCCatatgatgacagtgatgaagaAGCTCCAGctgaagaagaaaagaaagagGGGGAAGAAAAGAAAGAGGAGGAAGTAAAGAAAGAGGAGGAAGAAAAGAAAGAGGAGGAAGTAAAGAAAGAGGAGGAAGAAAAGAAAGAGGAGGAAGTAAAGAAAGAAGaggaacaaaagaaaacaaggaGATTCCGTAGGCCatatgatgacagtgatgaagaAGAGGCCCCAGCAaaggaagaagaaaagaaagaagaagaaaaggaGGAGGAAGTTAAGAAAGAGGAGGAACCCAAGAAAACAAGGAGATTCCGTAGACCgtatgatgacagtgatgaagaAGAGGCCCCAGCAaaggaagaagaaaagaaagagGAAGAAAAGAAAGAACAGAAAGAGGAAGAAAAGAAAgaggaagaaaaagaagaagagcCCAAAAAACCAAGGCGATTCCGTAGGCCAtttgatgacagtgatgaagaAGAGGCCCCAGCAaaggaagaagaaaagaaagaagaagaaaagaaagagAAGGAAGAGAAAGAGGAAGAAAAGAAAGAAGAGGAGCCTAAGAAACCAAGGCGATTCCGTAGGCCAtttgatgacagtgatgaagaAACTCCAGTGGAAGAAAAGGAGGAAGAAAAGAAAGAGGAGCCACCTAAAGTAGAAGAGAAAGAACAGCCtcaaaaagaagaaaagaaagaagaaaCAAATACAGATGAAGTGTTAAAGAAACCTAGAAGGTTCAGACGACCAtttgatgacagtgatgaagaagaaaaaCCTGAAGAAAGGACAGAAGAGCCTgcaaaagaagaagaaaagaaagagGAAGAACCTGTGAAAGAACCAGAAGAGGTAAAGAAGCCACGCAGGTTTAGGAGGGCATATGAAGATGATGAAGACGAAACACCAAAAGTTGAAGAGAAGGAAGAACAAAAAAAGGAAGAGCCAGTGGAAGAGAAAAAGGAGGAGCCTGAGCCTGTGGAGGATGACCGTGAAGCCAGACGTCGGAGGCGGCGACAGGAGAGAGAGAAGCAGGCTGCTGCTGAAGCTGAACCTGTGGAAGATGACTTGGAAGCTAGACGGAGAAGACGCCGAGCAGAGAGAGAGGAGACAGCTGATGACAGTCAGGAGGATGACCGTGCTGCCAGGAGGAGGAGGCGAAGGCAAATGCTGGGATTGGAGGACTAGGTAACTGACAGTCATCTTCTGATGCTGATGCATGTCCAGTGTAGAGGTGGATCTAACAATGGATGATTCactgtgtatatggatgaagaTACTTACTAATAGTTCATGTTTGCTGGCATGGTGTGAAGCCTTACAAGCCTGATCGCTTGACACTGTCAAGTAAATTTAAGTTACAGATGGCATCCTATATCTGACATGTTGACTAATGATCCAACTTTATTTCGTTTGCATGAGATAACTTAAATTTCATACTTGTAGTTTATGTTTTCATAACATCCTCACACTATGCCATTTTGTTATTACTAGCGGATTTAATGGTTAATCTGCATTTTGACCTAATAGACATTGCATTGTATAGAAGGCCATAAATATGCCTTGTACCTAACACTGTTATTAACTGTTTGTATTTTGTGAGTATGTCCTGTATGTTTGGTGTTAGCAGTATTCCCAGCTTGGATCAATGGATATTCAGAGAGGCATCAGAGTCTTTATTGAATCAAGTACCTGTTTCCATTTGAGGACATCGTGAATACACTGGGCCCGTAGTCGGAAACACACTTAACTAGCCAGACCACTTGATGGACAACATGTGGAACCTAACACAGCATTTTTGTTCAGCCATCTCCATGACACAGCATGATTCGAGGATGCTATTGACTTGTACAAATGCTCTAACAGCTTTCTTCCTCTGCATGCCAAAACTCTTCTCATCTCTGGACAGTCATCTTTCTTTGGACTTCTTACTTCAGTTCTTCCCAATAAATCTGTTcacttttttcttttctgtttctctttccttcTTCTGTTCGCTTTTATTCAGTTCTCTCACCTTTCTTCTCCTAATCAATACATTTTTACTGTAGACTGTTATATTGTGCCTGATTTTGGAAGTGTCTGGTAGCCTGATTACCCCACTGATTGTTGCCAGAGTGTTTCCAAAGCAGTAACTGGATTGCACAAGTATGCAACTGCATGTCATTGGTATTGCTAGCTTGCTCTTGGCTgtatcttcaagcagttgcacGAAAAGGAGGGATTTAATTGTGGAAAGTTTTCATCATCAAAGATTGAAAGCTTATTACAAATCATGAAATGGATTGCACGACAAAGTAAAATGGTTGTTAGAGTAATTAAGAGGAGTTCCTAAGTTTTTGCAAGGCTTACAACTGGACCTTGCCACTGTTGCAGGTTAACTGCTTGAGAGATTGCAAAATTTGCAAATGTATTTGTGCTGAGGTTGCAGTATGACCATGCGAGTTATTAAGTGATTCCATGACAGAAACGGGATTCACTTCTGTGTATGAATCAAAGCAATATGTCATTGCTGCAACcagcatgtaaatattattactTGATTTATCCTGTGATATTTTTCTGTCTGGTATGTTCTTGCTGACTGCATCTTTTCATGTGTACATTTAATATCATGCTTGAGTTTGTGTTGATAGATATCTGGTTCTGTATTTGTCGGAATGTCATATCCCTCTAACAATTTTcagatgaaaacaaaaataaacagcATGTCTTAACTTGGTGTGTGcctcttattattattttttgaaTAAATTGATCATTTGTAGGTCTTGGCTTGCACCCAACACAGTGACATCAATCATTATTTTTCAGCTAAAAATGCCAGAGACCCAGGTAGAGCTGCAGGAATTGTCAGCATGTTGATGTCTTTCTCAAACTTGTCTTACACTTTCAATTTCAGTTCCTCAGTGACATAAAATCTAAGACTTCATCTGAAGAAAGCATGTCTGCACGTTTCAATGTTATACTGATAAAAAGTCTATACCAACTGCTAATGATACCATTAAAGTTTGTTCTTGAAATAACAATTGCTATATGCTGCTGTATGAGGTAAAATACCCTTCAGCGACAAAATAAggggggtggggtagcctagtggttaaggcgattgctcatcacgctgaagacccgagttcaatttctcacatggacacaatgtgtgaagcccatttctggtgtcccatgccatgatattgctggaatatgtcttAAAGTGGCATAACACTAAACTAACTCAGTGATAAAATAACTATATCCTTCAGTGACttataattgatcttcattGAAGCAGAATGACCATAATTGCTTGGCCAAGTTGCATCAGattaaagagcatagtgtagtGTGTGTTTGCCACTTGTATGCTCACCTGTTGAACACTTGCCTTTTCTGTTTTGTAGAAtgaaaatctgtttaacagATATAGTAAAATTTCTACTAATGTCATCAAGCAACTGTTTGATGCAGTGCATGTCTCCTTTTCTGTGGTCATACAATAAGTTAATACACAGTAATTCTTCAGATCTTATAACCATCAGATAATATCATTTTTACTGTTCATTGTTTCTTTGTCAGGAATATTTCTCCAATAGTTAAAGATTGTAGTAAGAACAGACAGTGAAGGTCTAATTTTTGGTGTGTGTAGTCAGACTGAATTTGCTAATCTTTGACAGCTGTGGTAATGCTGTAATAATGCTGTAATATCACTGAGTGCTGTGTTATGCAATATTCCCCACTGAATAGAATGTTTCAAGATGCTTGGCTTCATTAACTATAATGTCCCATCTATTCCATTCAGGAGCAAACAGATATACAGACCGAGTACCAGGACTGATTCATGTAAGCTGGGTTGTCTTGGTAACCTGAGCACAGTTCTAGTTTCAGTAGACTTCCATAGCTATCACAGTTACTAATCATTCATTTCATGCAATTCTAGCTTTCTGATATTTTTCTGCAGTTATTCCACTGCCTTTTTGTGGATTTGTTTGAATTAAATATAACCCTAGAATGATCCACAAACTGATAGATCATAACAGTGGTTGGCTGATATACTAGAGAAAAGGTTTGGTTCCTTCCACTGCCATTAGCATAAAAAGATAGACTGAACACTGGTTATGCTTTTCATTATTCTGGCATGTGAAGTGATATGGGGTCTCATGAGCACATTATTCATCCAGTATTCCTTTAGCTGTGTATTGCGACAATACGCCTGTCTGCACCATTCAGACTGAATCCTTGTAACTAAACTCTCATCAGAAGGGGCTAATTAGCCAACAACTTCAGTGAGGCACTTGCCACTTATTAGTCACCATCGATTGGTCTTGAGGAATTATTCAAAGTTGCTTCGGTCAACAAAGAAAGCGGGTTTCTTGAAACTATTGTATTCAAAACAATTGCGTTGAGATTATTGCTAATTGGTTTGAAATTTTATGCTGTATCAGCAACATCTCAGTCATATTgaaatgagtatggttttcacTCAGAGTTCATGAGGTGTCCATTTCATGTTTGTGATTACATCAGAAACTCCATGAGACCAGTCCTGGTGACAATATGTGCCTGTTCATCCACTCTCGCAACTGGCATGATCTCTTGCTAATTGCCTTATGCAGATCAGTGTGGTAATTATCATTCATCTCGGGATCATTCCAGATTACTCTTTCACCCACCACTAACCTAGTCCTTCCATTAGTCATATACCGTGTCTACATATGATATGTTTAACAGGTGTGTTTTTCATCAGCTCTTCCTCGTGTAAGATTACACAGTATGTAGTATCAGTTTCCTCTTAATTCTTTTTTTGTATTGTAGGATTTAATCctcatgataacattttacTTTGTAATGGTCACAATTTCTCACCTTTAACAGAACAAATATATCAGCCATTTTAGCATTTTCTACCAGTCACAGCTCAACGGCTGTTTcttgtttacaatgtttatgtttgatttttgtgcAAAGTGCTTGTCTATGTATTGTtttatttacattatgctcaaTGAATTATTGTGTTTTCAGGGTGCCTCAAGTTCGTAATCCAACAGGGGTAAGTAGCTCATCAATCCATGTCTTaaaatgtgtttcatgtgtTCGAGGTCCCATTGCCAATATCGTCGCCCAATTATAAAGGTTATAATGTTCTTGAGAGTTAAAATGATTTATGGTATCAGGCTCTACCTATTATGTTACAACAAGTGACCAGCTACTTAAAAATGAACAGTTCTGAAAGTAGTTGAACATATACATGTTGTGCTTTTACAAGCTTGACACTATTGCTTTTATCCTGTTATTTTGTTGCCAGATTGTGGGGTCAACGTTCATGCTGTCTTTAGACGTGGCTCTGATAAATCTGGTAGTCTTCGTGACATTGCACAAACTcatgtgaccttcacctttttGACACTGTGATGCCAACGGACAAATCATCATTGGATTACAAGATATTTGTGACTTCGGATTGTTTTTGATTGATATAAGTATGTACTTGAGCAAGATTATTGTAGCTGAAGTTGACAAGCTGTAATTGTGGACCAGATGAGTGTAGTTCTGTGCATTCTTGCAGACAAGGTCAGCATCTAGACAAGTTGCAGTAACAAACATGAATTTGACAGCAACCCTTACAATATAGCTTGTGATAAATTGACATTCTTCTTTATGAAAGTG is part of the Haliotis asinina isolate JCU_RB_2024 chromosome 6, JCU_Hal_asi_v2, whole genome shotgun sequence genome and harbors:
- the LOC137288053 gene encoding trichohyalin-like isoform X8 — protein: MVIKVYLTNICSSTQLKKEMLHVTDILSSMSIPMETIDISDPNREEDRKFMRANAERKEGMKYPLPPQIFSDDQYCGGYDQFYEAVEKNSLYVFLKMADKIEVSQAQIEDEEEVEKKDEEKEVEEKKEEEKDEDKEKGEKDIEESKEDKTDGQKKEETKEEKKPKKFRRPYDDSDEEEIPAEEEKKETEKEEEKEEPKKLKKFRRPFDDSDEEETPAEEAKEEEKKEEKEEPQKLKKFRRPYDDSDEEETPAEEEKKEEEKTEEKEEPKKLKKFRRPYDDSDEDTPAEEEKKEEEKKKEKEEPPKVRKFRRPFDDSDEEDTPAEEKEEEKKEEEEKKEEEPKTPRRFRRPYDDSDEEAPAEEEKKEGEEKKEEEVKKEEEEKKEEEVKKEEEEKKEEEVKKEEEQKKTRRFRRPYDDSDEEEAPAKEEEKKEEEKEEEVKKEEEPKKTRRFRRPYDDSDEEEAPAKEEEKKEEEKKEQKEEEKKEEEKEEEPKKPRRFRRPFDDSDEEEAPAKEEEKKEEEKKEKEEKEEEKKEEEPKKPRRFRRPFDDSDEETPVEEKEEEKKEEPPKVEEKEQPQKEEKKEETNTDEVLKKPRRFRRPFDDSDEEEKPEERTEEPAKEEEKKEEEPVKEPEEVKKPRRFRRAYEDDEDETPKVEEKEEQKKEEPVEEKKEEPEPVEDDREARRRRRRQEREKQAAAEAEPVEDDLEARRRRRRAEREETADDSQEDDRAARRRRRRQMLGLED
- the LOC137288053 gene encoding trichohyalin-like isoform X9 produces the protein MVIKVYLTNICSSTQLKKEMLHVTDILSSMSIPMETIDISDPNREEDRKFMRANAERKEGMKYPLPPQIFSDDQYCGGYDQFYEAVEKNSLYVFLKMADKIEVSQAQIEDEEEVEKKDEGEEVKGKKEEKDEDKEKGEKDIEESKEDKTDGQKKEETKEEKKPKKFRRPYDDSDEEEIPAEEEKKETEKEEEKEEPKKLKKFRRPFDDSDEEETPAEEAKEEEKKEEKEEPQKLKKFRRPYDDSDEEETPAEEEKKEEEKTEEKEEPKKLKKFRRPYDDSDEDTPAEEEKKEEEKKKEKEEPPKVRKFRRPFDDSDEEDTPAEEKEEEKKEEEEKKEEEPKTPRRFRRPYDDSDEEAPAEEEKKEGEEKKEEEVKKEEEEKKEEEVKKEEEEKKEEEVKKEEEQKKTRRFRRPYDDSDEEEAPAKEEEKKEEEKEEEVKKEEEPKKTRRFRRPYDDSDEEEAPAKEEEKKEEEKKEQKEEEKKEEEKEEEPKKPRRFRRPFDDSDEEEAPAKEEEKKEEEKKEKEEKEEEKKEEEPKKPRRFRRPFDDSDEETPVEEKEEEKKEEPPKVEEKEQPQKEEKKEETNTDEVLKKPRRFRRPFDDSDEEEKPEERTEEPAKEEEKKEEEPVKEPEEVKKPRRFRRAYEDDEDETPKVEEKEEQKKEEPVEEKKEEPEPVEDDREARRRRRRQEREKQAAAEAEPVEDDLEARRRRRRAEREETADDSQEDDRAARRRRRRQMLGLED
- the LOC137288053 gene encoding trichohyalin-like isoform X5, encoding MVIKVYLTNICSSTQLKKEMLHVTDILSSMSIPMETIDISDPNREEDRKFMRANAERKEGMKYPLPPQIFSDDQYCGGYDQFYEAVEKNSLYVFLKMADKIEVSQAQIEDEEEVEKKDEEKEVEEKKEEEEENEEKEEKEKEKDEDKEKGEKDIEESKEDKTDGQKKEETKEEKKPKKFRRPYDDSDEEEIPAEEEKKETEKEEEKEEPKKLKKFRRPFDDSDEEETPAEEAKEEEKKEEKEEPQKLKKFRRPYDDSDEEETPAEEEKKEEEKTEEKEEPKKLKKFRRPYDDSDEDTPAEEEKKEEEKKKEKEEPPKVRKFRRPFDDSDEEDTPAEEKEEEKKEEEEKKEEEPKTPRRFRRPYDDSDEEAPAEEEKKEGEEKKEEEVKKEEEEKKEEEVKKEEEEKKEEEVKKEEEQKKTRRFRRPYDDSDEEEAPAKEEEKKEEEKEEEVKKEEEPKKTRRFRRPYDDSDEEEAPAKEEEKKEEEKKEQKEEEKKEEEKEEEPKKPRRFRRPFDDSDEEEAPAKEEEKKEEEKKEKEEKEEEKKEEEPKKPRRFRRPFDDSDEETPVEEKEEEKKEEPPKVEEKEQPQKEEKKEETNTDEVLKKPRRFRRPFDDSDEEEKPEERTEEPAKEEEKKEEEPVKEPEEVKKPRRFRRAYEDDEDETPKVEEKEEQKKEEPVEEKKEEPEPVEDDREARRRRRRQEREKQAAAEAEPVEDDLEARRRRRRAEREETADDSQEDDRAARRRRRRQMLGLED
- the LOC137288053 gene encoding trichohyalin-like isoform X6, which encodes MVIKVYLTNICSSTQLKKEMLHVTDILSSMSIPMETIDISDPNREEDRKFMRANAERKEGMKYPLPPQIFSDDQYCGGYDQFYEAVEKNSLYVFLKMADKIEVSQAQIEDEEEVEKKDEEKEVEEKKEEEDEEEEKKDKEKDEDKEKGEKDIEESKEDKTDGQKKEETKEEKKPKKFRRPYDDSDEEEIPAEEEKKETEKEEEKEEPKKLKKFRRPFDDSDEEETPAEEAKEEEKKEEKEEPQKLKKFRRPYDDSDEEETPAEEEKKEEEKTEEKEEPKKLKKFRRPYDDSDEDTPAEEEKKEEEKKKEKEEPPKVRKFRRPFDDSDEEDTPAEEKEEEKKEEEEKKEEEPKTPRRFRRPYDDSDEEAPAEEEKKEGEEKKEEEVKKEEEEKKEEEVKKEEEEKKEEEVKKEEEQKKTRRFRRPYDDSDEEEAPAKEEEKKEEEKEEEVKKEEEPKKTRRFRRPYDDSDEEEAPAKEEEKKEEEKKEQKEEEKKEEEKEEEPKKPRRFRRPFDDSDEEEAPAKEEEKKEEEKKEKEEKEEEKKEEEPKKPRRFRRPFDDSDEETPVEEKEEEKKEEPPKVEEKEQPQKEEKKEETNTDEVLKKPRRFRRPFDDSDEEEKPEERTEEPAKEEEKKEEEPVKEPEEVKKPRRFRRAYEDDEDETPKVEEKEEQKKEEPVEEKKEEPEPVEDDREARRRRRRQEREKQAAAEAEPVEDDLEARRRRRRAEREETADDSQEDDRAARRRRRRQMLGLED